The Streptomyces sp. NBC_01363 region ACCCGGATTCCTGGCGCCCGCTGCGGGGCAGCCCTCAGGTGAGCTCGGTGGGCCTGTCCGGGCCCGGGGCCAGGTCCGTCTCCTCGAACACCAGGAGCGTGCGGGTGGAGAGCACCTCCGGGATGGCCTGGATCCTCGTCAGTACCAGTTCACGCAACGATCTGTTGTCCCGGGTGTGCACCAGCAGCAGGACATCGAAGTCACCGCTGACCAGCGCGATATGAGTCGCCCCGGGCAGGGCCTGGAGCTGCTCGCGCACCGTGCGCCAGGAATTCTGGACGATCTTGAGAGTGATGTACGCGGAGGCTCCCTGCCCCGCCCGCTCGTGGTCCACCCGTGCGCTGAAGCCACGGATCACGCCGTCGTCGATGAGCCGGTTGATCCGGGCATAGGCGTTGGCCCGGGACACATGGACCCGATCGGCCACCGACCGTATCGAGGCGCGGCCGTCCGTCTGGAGCAGTCGCAGGATGCGGCGATCGATGGCGTCGAGCGGGCGCGCGGGCGGAACCTGGCCCGGGTCCTCGCCCCCGTCGGCCATTTGTTCAGCTGACATGTGCCCCCGCCTCCCTGTCCTGGACGACCTGCCTCCATCCCAGGCTGTGGAGAACCGTTTGTCCACAGGCTGAAGGTGCCTGTAGCCAAAATGCGCTCACGACCGAACAATCGGTAGGTGAGGCACACCACATCCGTGCCTCGGCAGCGCTCGACATTTCGATGTATTTCGACACCCCTCGGCATCGGACGATCCCCCGATGCCGACAGACGCCGCTCGAAACCCCTCGATGCCAGGAGGTGCTTGTCATGACGGTCCAAGAGCTGCCCGGCGCGGCCGCTTACCGGCCCACGCCGCCCCCGGCCTGGAAGCCGCTCACCGATCCCGCGCCGCTGCTCCCGGACCCCGAGCCGTACCGCGTGCTCGGTACGGATGCCGTGGCCGACGCCGACCCCGAGCTGCTGCTGCGGCTCTATGCGGAGCTGGTCCGCGGCCGGAGGTACAACGCGCAGGCCACCGCCCTCACCAAGCAGGGCCGACTCGCCGTCTACCCGTCGAGCACGGGGCAGGAGGCCTGCGAGATAGCGGCCGCGCTGGTGCTGGAGGAGCGGGACTGGCTCTTTCCCAGCTACCGGGACACGCTCGCGGCGGTGGCGCGAGGCCTGGACCCGGTCGAGGCACTGACCCTGCTGCGCGGCGACCGGCACACCGGTTACGACCCGCGTGAGCACCGCATCGCACCGCTCTGCACCCCCCTCGCCACCCAGTTGCCGCATGCCGTCGGGCTGGCACACGCGGCGCGCCTCCAGGGCGACGACGTGGTGGCGCTCGCCATGGTCGGCGACGGCGGGACCAGCGAGGGCGATTTCCACGAGGCGCTGAATTTCGCGGCCGTCTGGCGCGCCCCGGTCGTCTTTCTTGTGCAGAACAACGGCTTCGCCATCTCCGTACCGCTGGCGAAGCAGACCGCCGCGCCGTCCCTGGCGCACAAGGCCGTGGGGTACGGGATGCCGGGCCGGCTGGTGGACGGGAACGACGCGGCCGCGGTGCACCAGGTCCTCGGCGAGGCGGTGGCGCGGGCCCGCAGCGGCGGCGGGCCGACGCTCGTCGAGGCGGTGACGTACCGCATGGATGCCCATACGAACGCCGACGACGCCACTCGCTACCGCGTCGACAGCGAGGTGGAGGCCTGGCGTGCACACGACCCGATCCAGCTTCTTGAGCGGGAGCTGACCGGGCGGGGGCTGCTCGGCGACGACGGGATCGAGGAGGCGCGCGTGGCCGCGGAGCGGATGGCAGCCGCTCTGCGCGATCGGATGAACGCCGATCCGGTGCTGGACCCGATGGATCTGTTCGCCCATGTCTACGCGGAACAGACCACACAACTGCGGGAGCAGGCAGCCCGGTTGCGTGTCGAACTGGACGCCGAGCAGGACCAGCACGGCCATGACGACGTGGAGGAAGGGCGATGACCACCGCAGCGGCGACGGCCGGAGAGCGGACGGCGAAGGCCAAACCCGCCACGATGGCGCAGGCACTCGGGCGGGCGCTGCGCGACTCGATGGCACAGGACCCGACGGTGCACGTTCTCGGCGAGGACGTCGGCACGCTCGGCGGGGTCTTCCGGATCACCGACGGACTGGCGAAGGAGTTCGGCGAGGACCGGTGCACGGACACCCCGCTGGCCGAGGCGGGCATCCTCGGGGCGGCCGTGGGCATGGCGATGTACGGGCTGCGGCCCGTGGTGGAGATGCAGTTCGACGCCTTCGCCTATCCGGCGTTCGAGCAGCTCATCAGCCATGTCGCGAAGATGCGGAACCGGACGGCCGGCGCCATGCCGCTGCCGATCACGGTCCGGGTGCCGTACGGCGGCGGGATCGGCGGGGTCGAGCACCACAGCGACTCCTCGGAGGCCTACTACATGGCGACACCCGGCCTCCATGTCGTCACGCCCGCCACGGTCGAGGACGCGTACGGGCTGCTGAGGGCCTCGATCGCCTCCGACGATCCGGTGGTGTTCCTGGAGCCGAAGCGGCTCTACTGGTCGAAGTCGGACTGGTCGCCCGACGCGCCGGTGGCGGTGGAGCCGATCGGCCGGGCCGTCGTCCGCCGGCCGGGCCGCAGCGCGACGCTGATCACGTACGGGCCTTCGCTGCCCGTCTGCATGGAGGCGGCGGAAGCGGCCGTCGAAGAGGGCTGGGACCTGGAGGTCGTGGACCTGCGCTCGTTGGTGCCGTTCGACGACGAGACCGTTGCCGCTTCCGTCCGGCGTACGGGGCGTGCGGTCGTCGTTCATGAGTCCTCCGGTTTCGGCGGTCCGGGCGGTGAGATCGCGGCCCGGGTCACCGAGCGCTGCTTCCACCACCTGGAGGCGCCGGTGCTGCGGGTCGCCGGGTTCGACATTCCGTATCCGCCGCCGATGCAGGAGAAGCACCATCTCCCGGGCGTGGACCGGGTGCTGGACGCGGTCGCCCGCTTGCAGTGGGAGGCGGAGAGCTGATGCCCCAGGTACTCGAATTCAAGTTGCCGGACCTCGGCGAGGGGCTCACCGAGGCGGAGATCGTGCGCTGGCTGGTGGAGGTCGGCGATGTCGTCGCCATCGACCAGCCGGTCGTCGAGGTCGAGACGGCCAAGGCGATGGTGGAGGTGCCGTGTCCGTACGGGGGCGTGGTGACCGCACGGTTCGGCGAAGAAGGCTCGGAACTACCGGTCGGGGCGCCTCTGTTGACGGTGGCGGTCGCGGTGGGATCGGCGCAGCCGGTGGGGTCGGTCGAAGGGGTGGACGAGGGGGCGGATGAGGGAGCAGGGTCCGGTTCCAGGGCTGGCGCTGTGGCCGGTTCGCGTGGGTCCGGGTCCGGTGAGGTGGAGGCGTCCGGCAATGTGCTGGTCGGGTACGGGACGGGTGCGCCGGTGGCGCGTCGGCGGCGGGTCCGTCCCGCAGCCGTGACCGCGGCTGTTCCCGCACGGGAGCCCGTGGCTCCGGCGCCGGTTCCCGATCCCGTGCCGGATGCGGTGCCTGGGCCGGTGGCGGTCGTCTCCCCGTTGGTACGGAAGCTGGCCCGGCAGCATGATCTTGATCTGCGGCAGCTGGCGGGCTCCGGACCGGACGGGCTGATCCTGCGGGCCGATGTCGAATCCGCGATCAGGGCGCTGGCAGAGGGAAGGGCCGCTCCGCTGGTGGCCCCGGTCCCGACGCCGGGGGCCGTGGCGGAGTCCGTGGCGGTAACGGAGTCGGTTCCGGGATCGGTATTGGGATCGGGATCGGTGTCGGGGTTGGCTTCCGGGGTGGTGGGGCAGTCGCTGGCGGCGGCGAGACCGGCCGCACATCGGATTCCGTTGCGCGGTGTACGGGGCGCGGTGGCCGACAAGCTGGCGCGCAGCCGGCGGGAGATCCCCGACGCCACGTGCTGGGTCGATGCCGATGCCACCGAGCTGATGGCGGCCCGATCCGCGATGAACAGCGCCGGTGGTTCGGCTGTCGGCCCCAAGGTGTCGGTGCTGGCCCTGCTGGCTCGTATCTGCACCGCGGCGCTGGCCCGGTTCCCCGAGCTCAACTCCACGGTGGACCTGGAGGCGCGGGAGATCGTGCGGTTGCCGGAGGTCCATCTCGGGTTCGCGGCGCAGACCGAGCGGGGCCTGGTCGTCCCCGTCGTGCGGGACGCGCAGGCCAGGAACGCCGAGTCGATCGGGGCCGAGATCCTCCGGCTGACCGAGGCGGCGCGGGCCGGGCGGCTGACCCCGGCGGAGCTGACCGGGGGCACGTTCACACTGAACAACTACGGGGTGTTCGGAGTCGACGGATCGACCCCGATCATCAACCACCCCGAGGCGGCGATGCTGGGCGTCGGCCGGATCGTGCCCAAACCCTGGGTGCACCGGGGAGAGCTGGCCGTGCGCCAGGTGGTCCAGCTCTCGTTGACCTTCGACCACCGGGTCTGTGACGGCGGCACGGCGGGCGGTTTCCTGCGCTACATAGCCGACTGCGTGGAACAACCGGCGGTGCTGCTGCGCACGTTGTAGGCGAAAACAGGCGTGGGCTCCCGTTTCCTCCCCTCGCTCGATCCGGCCGATCGGCTCGATCACCGACCGGGAGGATCAGCGGGAGCCCGCTGCCCGCATACTCGGATGCATGACCGCGTATGACGCCATCGTCCTTGCCGGAGGGGCCGCCAAGCGGCTCGGCGGCGCCGACAAGCCCGGGATCCGGGTCGGTGGCCGTGCGCTGATCGACCGGGTGCTCGCGGCCTGCGCCGACGCTTCGGCGACGGTGGTGGTGGGCGGGCGCCGGTCCACCGTGCGGCCGGTGATCTGGACGCGTGAAGAGCCTCGGGGCGGCGGTCCGTTGTCCGCGCTCGACGCCGGGGTTCGGCGGACCACGGCGGAACGGGTTCTCGTGCTCTCCGCCGACCTGCCGTTTCTCGGGGCGGGCACTGTCGGGGCGCTCCTGGCCGCCGCCGGGGAAGGACAGCGGGACGGTGCTCTGTGCATCGATCAGCAGGGTCGCGACCAGCCTCTCGTCGCCGTCTACCGTGCCGAACCGCTGCGCCGTGAGCTCGCGCTGCTCGCCGCCGAGCACGGTGGTCTGTCCGGGCTCCCCCTGCGTCTGCTGGCGCAGGAACTCGACCTTGCCCAGGTGGAGGCCGGTCCTCTCGCCTCCTTCGACTGCGACACCTGGGAGGACATTGCGTCGGCCCGAGCCCGTATCAGAGAGCATGGGACCGTGCTGGATGAATGGATCACCGCAGTCAAGAACGAACTCGGCATCGAACTCGACGTCGACACCGATGTCCTGCTCGACCTCGCCCGTGACGCCGCCCACGGCGTCGCCCGGCCCGCCGCGCCGCTGACGACCTTCCTGGTCGGGTACGCGGCAGCCAAGGCGAGCAGCGAAGGAGGCGGCGACGGCGACGGTGCCACGGCGGTGGCCGAGGCGGCCCGGAAGGCTGCTGCGCTCGCCCTTCGCTGGGCGGACGAGAACGATACGCAATGACCACCCGTAACGGCGGGTCCGATCGGCCTCCGGCTGCGGATAGCGCATCGATGGGCGTCGGGGCCTCGGCGGCCGGATTGCCCCCGGCGGCCGGCGCACGTTCGGTGGTCGGCGCACGTTTGACGGTCGGCTCATGTCCGGCGGGCGACGCGCACTCGGCCGACTCGTCTGTGGACGTCGAGCATGAGTCACCCGTCGGCTCGTCTTCGGTAGTCGGTTCGTCCTCGGTCGCCGGTTCGACCTCGCCCGTCGGCTCGCCTTTGGTCGTCGGCTCGCGTTCTGAGGACGACCGTTTCCGGAGCGGAGAGCGGTGTCCGACTCCGGGAGAGGTGCGGGCGGCCGAGGAGGACCGGGCCGTTGAGCAGGCCCTCGCTCTGGTCGGGCGCCAGTCGTCCGGTGAACCTCACCCCGCGGGTGTGCCCCATGCCGCGGGTCAGCCGCACACCATGGGCCGGCCTCGCCCCGCGGACGAACCCGCGGCAGCACTCCGTTCGCTGACCCCGGACCGGAGCCCCGACGCGGCCCGCGGGCATGACCGGCACGCGGACAAGCACACGCACGCGGGCGCGGACACGCACACGGACACGGACAAGCACATGGGCAGGCATCGGCACAGGCATGCGGCCTCCTGGCGGGAGGCGCGTGCGCTCGCCGTTCGGTCCGGGCGTGCCGTTGCGGTCCGGGCCAGCCGTCTCCCCCTCGACCAGGCGCTCGGACTCGTACTCGCCGAGCCGCTCGTCGCGCTCACCGATCTGCCGTCCTTCGACACCTCGGCCATGGACGGCTGGGTCGTCTCCGGACCGGGGCCGTGGAACATCCGCGAGGCCACCGGGGCCGGAGACAGGAAGAGGGCCGGTGCCGGCTCAACCCGGGATCCGGGCATCCTCGCCGGGCAGAGCGTCCCCGCCACGCTTGCCGACGGGGATGCCGTACGGATCGCCACCGGCGCCCGCATCCCGGTGGATGCCAACGCCGTGATCCGCAGCGAGCACGCTCATGTGGACGAGGCCAGGGGGCTGCTCCACGCGAAGCATCGGGTGCTGCCCGGCCAGGACATCAGGCCCCGTGGCCAGGAATGCCGTGCCGGCGATCAGCTAGTGCCCGCCGGAGCGCTGGTGACGCCCGCCGTTCTCGGCCTGGGCGCCGCGGCCGGGTACGACACGCTCGTCGTGGTGCCTCGTCCTCGTGTCGACGTCCTCGTTCTCGGTGACGAACTGCTGACCGGCGGGCTGCCGCACGACGGGCTGATCCGTGACGCGCTCGGCCCGATG contains the following coding sequences:
- a CDS encoding Lrp/AsnC family transcriptional regulator, whose product is MSAEQMADGGEDPGQVPPARPLDAIDRRILRLLQTDGRASIRSVADRVHVSRANAYARINRLIDDGVIRGFSARVDHERAGQGASAYITLKIVQNSWRTVREQLQALPGATHIALVSGDFDVLLLVHTRDNRSLRELVLTRIQAIPEVLSTRTLLVFEETDLAPGPDRPTELT
- the pdhA gene encoding pyruvate dehydrogenase (acetyl-transferring) E1 component subunit alpha produces the protein MTVQELPGAAAYRPTPPPAWKPLTDPAPLLPDPEPYRVLGTDAVADADPELLLRLYAELVRGRRYNAQATALTKQGRLAVYPSSTGQEACEIAAALVLEERDWLFPSYRDTLAAVARGLDPVEALTLLRGDRHTGYDPREHRIAPLCTPLATQLPHAVGLAHAARLQGDDVVALAMVGDGGTSEGDFHEALNFAAVWRAPVVFLVQNNGFAISVPLAKQTAAPSLAHKAVGYGMPGRLVDGNDAAAVHQVLGEAVARARSGGGPTLVEAVTYRMDAHTNADDATRYRVDSEVEAWRAHDPIQLLERELTGRGLLGDDGIEEARVAAERMAAALRDRMNADPVLDPMDLFAHVYAEQTTQLREQAARLRVELDAEQDQHGHDDVEEGR
- a CDS encoding alpha-ketoacid dehydrogenase subunit beta — its product is MTTAAATAGERTAKAKPATMAQALGRALRDSMAQDPTVHVLGEDVGTLGGVFRITDGLAKEFGEDRCTDTPLAEAGILGAAVGMAMYGLRPVVEMQFDAFAYPAFEQLISHVAKMRNRTAGAMPLPITVRVPYGGGIGGVEHHSDSSEAYYMATPGLHVVTPATVEDAYGLLRASIASDDPVVFLEPKRLYWSKSDWSPDAPVAVEPIGRAVVRRPGRSATLITYGPSLPVCMEAAEAAVEEGWDLEVVDLRSLVPFDDETVAASVRRTGRAVVVHESSGFGGPGGEIAARVTERCFHHLEAPVLRVAGFDIPYPPPMQEKHHLPGVDRVLDAVARLQWEAES
- a CDS encoding dihydrolipoamide acetyltransferase family protein: MPQVLEFKLPDLGEGLTEAEIVRWLVEVGDVVAIDQPVVEVETAKAMVEVPCPYGGVVTARFGEEGSELPVGAPLLTVAVAVGSAQPVGSVEGVDEGADEGAGSGSRAGAVAGSRGSGSGEVEASGNVLVGYGTGAPVARRRRVRPAAVTAAVPAREPVAPAPVPDPVPDAVPGPVAVVSPLVRKLARQHDLDLRQLAGSGPDGLILRADVESAIRALAEGRAAPLVAPVPTPGAVAESVAVTESVPGSVLGSGSVSGLASGVVGQSLAAARPAAHRIPLRGVRGAVADKLARSRREIPDATCWVDADATELMAARSAMNSAGGSAVGPKVSVLALLARICTAALARFPELNSTVDLEAREIVRLPEVHLGFAAQTERGLVVPVVRDAQARNAESIGAEILRLTEAARAGRLTPAELTGGTFTLNNYGVFGVDGSTPIINHPEAAMLGVGRIVPKPWVHRGELAVRQVVQLSLTFDHRVCDGGTAGGFLRYIADCVEQPAVLLRTL
- a CDS encoding NTP transferase domain-containing protein encodes the protein MTAYDAIVLAGGAAKRLGGADKPGIRVGGRALIDRVLAACADASATVVVGGRRSTVRPVIWTREEPRGGGPLSALDAGVRRTTAERVLVLSADLPFLGAGTVGALLAAAGEGQRDGALCIDQQGRDQPLVAVYRAEPLRRELALLAAEHGGLSGLPLRLLAQELDLAQVEAGPLASFDCDTWEDIASARARIREHGTVLDEWITAVKNELGIELDVDTDVLLDLARDAAHGVARPAAPLTTFLVGYAAAKASSEGGGDGDGATAVAEAARKAAALALRWADENDTQ
- a CDS encoding molybdopterin molybdotransferase MoeA, with the translated sequence MRAAEEDRAVEQALALVGRQSSGEPHPAGVPHAAGQPHTMGRPRPADEPAAALRSLTPDRSPDAARGHDRHADKHTHAGADTHTDTDKHMGRHRHRHAASWREARALAVRSGRAVAVRASRLPLDQALGLVLAEPLVALTDLPSFDTSAMDGWVVSGPGPWNIREATGAGDRKRAGAGSTRDPGILAGQSVPATLADGDAVRIATGARIPVDANAVIRSEHAHVDEARGLLHAKHRVLPGQDIRPRGQECRAGDQLVPAGALVTPAVLGLGAAAGYDTLVVVPRPRVDVLVLGDELLTGGLPHDGLIRDALGPMIGPWLRTLGAEVSAPQRLGDDAAALRRALTTSDADLVITTGGTAAGPVDHVHPVLAEIGAELLVDGVAVRPGHPMLLARIRKVDSVAGSSERRGEARGEGPYLVGLPGNPLAAVSGLLTLAEPLLRGLAGRGPEVLYRAVVRDEVHGHPHDTRLVPVIHRAGGAAERPGSGGGYADGSGYGDGSGGTGSGAERVVPLHYDGPAMLRGIAAADGLAVVPPGGVRSGTEVEILDLPWASAMPWTEGCFT